Below is a window of Capsicum annuum cultivar UCD-10X-F1 unplaced genomic scaffold, UCD10Xv1.1 ctg50076, whole genome shotgun sequence DNA.
ACTAGTAGTCTTGGACATTTGTTTATGACCTTACGAAGGTTGTGTTCGGGGACTCTAAGGTCGAATGTGAGGAAATTGAAGACAGGATTGAGTTCGGTTTTAATATCTGAAGTTAGAATTGCTGGACACATTCCAAAGATTCTAGCAAAGTCTTTCTGGTAAAGTCCTTTGGATTGAAGGAAAGTGATGATGGAATCGATAGCGCGTAATGGGGCGTTGTGAAGGTTAGGGTTTTGAGAGAGTGCTTTACCTGAATCAACACCAAGTATTTCTAAGCATaagattttttctttgaattgtaATGAGATGTTCTTGTGAGTTGGTTGGTAAAGAGGGTTATTTTGGagaatggattttggttttgttgtTGATAACAGACTTATTTGTTGATGATCTgaacatgatgatgatgatgatggtaatgGTGATTTTTTAATAGAGAAGCATAGAGAAGAATGAAAAGATGATGTTGTTACAGTACTTGacatgtttgtttgtttgttggtgATGGTGTTTTGCAGGTTGTAGTATAGTCTCTTATGATAAATGGATTGCACTTTCTCTTTTGTGATCTTTATAAGGCCACATGGCACTTTGCTTTCAATGTATTGGCTAGGACTTGATTGTGTAGATTGGATTGGATAAGCATATTGTAAATTAGACTTCTTGTTTTTTATTGAAGCCTTATTAATTTGAATTCATTAATTTGAATTCACCCTGTATAAGGTTCGAATTTAAGATTTTTGATTAAGAAAAGGAGTCTTATCCACTGCACCATATCATTTGACATGATGCACCATGAGTTTTGCCTTTTGGACAAATATAACTTATCCTTTTGGGGATTTTCTAATGTTGGTGTCTTCTTAGCAATCGCGAGGGCATCGGTATCGAAAGTTCAAGGGGATTAGGCACCTTGGAACAGGGGTGAAGGGTGCGACAACAAGGACTAAGGCAAATCAATCTGATCAGGTCAATCATTCTTTGCGACCACGGGGACATTGCCATCATCGGATAAATTTGGAAGGCGAGTGCTTCATGAACGCGACGAAGGAATTGTAGCTTATTTAAAATTGAGTTTCAAATTTACCaataatttttaggataaaatttAGATGTGGAGCTAAAGGCTCTCGAATTTAGTCACTTCAAAATAAACTTTAGACTCACAAATTTATATGTCTAAAGTTTACCTTGCCAAAATCTAACTTCAAACGGGTATCTCTCAAGTTTCTAACTTCAAACATTTATATCTAAATTTAGATCTAGATTAATTTCATAATTGTATCTCTCTGTTCTCTGGGCTCCGTTTGACcataaaaatcatgtaattttTTGGAATtgtaattggagttgaaattgaagttggagtcggagttgtgtttgatcataaatataaattaaaattgtttttaaaattttgtgagagaagtatgagtgaaaataaataaaacttatttttaattttcctaatATAATTTGGgaattatatatgaaattttcatgaccaaatatattttatttttacttttttcactaaaataaaataatttttcaaaaaatataagtaaataatTTCAATGGCC
It encodes the following:
- the LOC107855341 gene encoding transcription termination factor MTEF1, chloroplastic; translation: MSSTVTTSSFHSSLCFSIKKSPLPSSSSSCSDHQQISLLSTTKPKSILQNNPLYQPTHKNISLQFKEKILCLEILGVDSGKALSQNPNLHNAPLRAIDSIITFLQSKGLYQKDFARIFGMCPAILTSDIKTELNPVFNFLTFDLRVPEHNLRKVINKCPRLLVCSVKDQLKPTLFYLQRLGFRDLHHLAYQDPILLVSSVENTLIPKLHYLASLGFSTNEAVQMTLRCPGLFTFSIKNNFIPKFDYFSQQMKGTLDELKEFPQYFAFSLDKRIKPRHIQLVENQVSMPLSLMLKTTDEEFNQLITKERNKLSI